In the bacterium SCSIO 12741 genome, AAGATGGCAGTCGAATGGTTTTGACCGAACTTCTTTCGGATGAAGAATTGAGTAAAATTAAAGTAGCAGCGGAGGCCGAACTTAGAAAACAGACCAAAATTGCGGCAGATTCGAGTTTCGCTGAAGCTGGATTTTGGTTTCCGGATGACCAGTTTGTGCTAAACGACAATTTTGTGCTGAAGGAGGATGGTATTTTATTCCATTTCAATGCTTATGAAATTGCTCCCTACGTGTATGGCGAGTTTGAGCTTTGGATTCCGAATGAGAAATTTCGTCCTGCTGCCTAGCTGAGTTATCGGTTTCAGGCAACCGTGTAAAGAAATAATGATTCAACCGGCTTGGGCAGGGCAATAGTGATTAATTTTACCGCTTTTGATTACTAAAACAGCTGATATGCGCCTTTTTGCCTCCCTAATTGCTATTGCATTGATCGTTTCTTCCTGTAGCTCCGTTTCCGTTGCTGTAGACTATGACAAGACGATAGACTTTTCCGAGTACAAAACCTTTAATGTGAAATCGCCATCGGTTACTGAGCAAACCGTTGACCCAGAGCGAATCAATAAAAGAAACCTCGAAGCCATTAACCGGAATATCAAGGAAAATATGCTGGCGAAGGGATATACCGAAAGCACCAATCCAGACCTTTGGATTTCTTATTATGTAAAAGTAGATACCAAACAGGAGTTGCGAAGCACTTCCTACGGATACTACGGTGGTAACCCTTATTACTATGGACCTTATTACGGATACAACTATGGGTATACCGATGTTTCTACCATTGAATACACAGAAGGAACTTTGATCATCGATATCGTAGATGCTAAGAAGAATTTATTGGTGTGGCAAGGAGTCGGAACTAAAACGATCAACGAAAACAAGATCGATCACAGTGAAGATATTCGGAAAACGGTAGGACAGATTTTCTACAAGTACCGTTTCGCTCCGTTACCTGCAGAATAGCACACGTTTAAAAGAAAAAGGGCGAGATTCACTCGCCACTTCGTAAACTGCTAACACCCAAAATCTGCTTATGAAATCAACTGCACGGTCTCGCCCTTTTTCGTATGCTTGCATATAAATAACGTTTGGAAACCGAGAAATGTTATTTTTGAGAAAAGCATTTAACAATGATTAGGAACTGTCTTTTAATTCTGTTAATCAACTTACTGGCCATCACTTCTTTTGCGCAAACCCCTGATGAGGTTTTAGGACGCTGGAAAACCATTGATGATGAGACCGGTAAGGAAAAATCTATCGTAGAACTGTACAAGGAAAATGGAAAGCTCTACGGCAAGGTCGTTAAAATTCTCAACCCCGATAAGGTGGATGCCAAGTGCGATAAGTGCGAAGGAGAATTGAAGGATAAGCCCATTTTAGGGATGGTTATCGTCAACGATATGGAGTGGGACGATGACGAATGGGACGATGGAACCATCCTAGATCCCAACAAAGGCTCGGTATACGATTGCAAAATCTGGTTGGATGAGGATGACAAAAACACCCTATATGTTCGGGGTTATATTGGATTCTTGTTTCGAACCCAAAACTGGATCCGCGTTAAATAAACATGCTGAGACATCTGTTTTCCCCAATTCTCTGGGGAATCGTAGCCAGTTTGCTGCTGGCCACCTCTTGTCAATTTCCTGAAAAAAGAAAACCTGACGGTCTAAGTCCCGATGACCTTGAATTTGTATTGGCCCCGAAGAGGAGGAGTTGGTCAAAAAAATCGAGCGGGAAGTAGAACAACAAATACGTGCAGGTCGTTTCCATGGGGTTGTTCTCGTGGCTCAAAATGGTCATGTTTGGTACTCTAAAGCCGCAGGAAAAGCGCATCGCAGGAAGAAAGCTAAGATTGATGAATACTCAGTTTTTCAGTTGGCCTCTGTTTCCAAAATGTTTACTGCTACTGCCATCATGTTGCTTGAGCAAGACGGAAAGCTGAATTATGATGATACCGTGACTCAACATTTAATATCCTTTCCTTACGAAGGGGTCACGATTAGAAACCTACTCAATCACCGCTCGGGCCTGCCTCGATACATGGTGACTTCTGACCAGTATTGGCCGAGAGATACCATGATGAGCAATCAGCAGATGCACAATTTAATGGTTGCTCATTGTCCGGATCCTTATTATCCACCCGATCACCGCTTCAATTACCAAAATAGTAACTATGCCTACTTGGGTCTATTGGTGGAAAAGATTTCGGGACAATCCTTACCTGATTTTTTAAGAGATCGCGTATTTGAACCCTTGGAAATGAACGACACGAAAGTGTATTCAGGCGCCGAGGATAGTGATATTCCAGCTGCCGTTTGGGGGCATATTCGGAGAGGTAGGCGGCCTATGGATCCTGGTGAGAACTATATCAATGGGGTATTTGGCGACAAAGGAGTTTACTCCAATGTTTACGATTTGCTCAAATTTGATCAGGCGCTGTATGACACAGTACTATTGAAACCTACTACCATTCAAGAGGCTTTTAAGCCGGGTAGTCCCGAGATTAAAGAGGGAAGAGACAACTACGGTTTCGGCTGGAGAATCTCAGCCTTCGAAAAAGATGATTTGGTATACCACTATGGCTGGTGGAATGGATTTAAAACCTGCGTTATGAGGTTCCAAAACAAACGTTACACGATCATTGCCTTAACCAATACCGACCACTCTCTGACCCTGCCTAAACGAATCCGAGATATTCTCTACGAAAATTGAATCTTGAAATGTCAATCTTGAATTCTGATACCATTTCAGAATTCAGCATTCAACCTTTAGACAGTCGCAATACACTTCAGCTCAATGGCTATGGGTGTGGGCAGCGAATTAATAGCCACCGTTGTTCTGCAAGGCTGATTTTCCTGAAAATATTCGGCGTAAATACGGTTAAAGGTTTTGAAGTCTCTTTTCATATCTACTAAAAAAACGGTAATGTCTACCAGGTTTTCCCAATTGGAACCGGATTCTTCCAGGATCGCTTTTA is a window encoding:
- a CDS encoding DUF4136 domain-containing protein, translating into MRLFASLIAIALIVSSCSSVSVAVDYDKTIDFSEYKTFNVKSPSVTEQTVDPERINKRNLEAINRNIKENMLAKGYTESTNPDLWISYYVKVDTKQELRSTSYGYYGGNPYYYGPYYGYNYGYTDVSTIEYTEGTLIIDIVDAKKNLLVWQGVGTKTINENKIDHSEDIRKTVGQIFYKYRFAPLPAE
- a CDS encoding DUF2147 domain-containing protein, which codes for MIRNCLLILLINLLAITSFAQTPDEVLGRWKTIDDETGKEKSIVELYKENGKLYGKVVKILNPDKVDAKCDKCEGELKDKPILGMVIVNDMEWDDDEWDDGTILDPNKGSVYDCKIWLDEDDKNTLYVRGYIGFLFRTQNWIRVK
- a CDS encoding beta-lactamase family protein — encoded protein: MVKKIEREVEQQIRAGRFHGVVLVAQNGHVWYSKAAGKAHRRKKAKIDEYSVFQLASVSKMFTATAIMLLEQDGKLNYDDTVTQHLISFPYEGVTIRNLLNHRSGLPRYMVTSDQYWPRDTMMSNQQMHNLMVAHCPDPYYPPDHRFNYQNSNYAYLGLLVEKISGQSLPDFLRDRVFEPLEMNDTKVYSGAEDSDIPAAVWGHIRRGRRPMDPGENYINGVFGDKGVYSNVYDLLKFDQALYDTVLLKPTTIQEAFKPGSPEIKEGRDNYGFGWRISAFEKDDLVYHYGWWNGFKTCVMRFQNKRYTIIALTNTDHSLTLPKRIRDILYEN